In Scylla paramamosain isolate STU-SP2022 chromosome 1, ASM3559412v1, whole genome shotgun sequence, one DNA window encodes the following:
- the LOC135095723 gene encoding organic cation transporter protein-like, producing the protein MTCLTTLGLGDGTHYTFWLLRSLLVSTVYFILAARSLSFVYMAPALNYTCLPPDNATSVSEDSCTYVRATEDGAELQEPCTEWHFDTSVFSNTLTSEFQLVCGRAYLRATYHSIFSFLSVFCLLWGYLADRYGRKVVAVLTHVPLGVLYIAMSFLPTFSMVLAFRTLIGALTNTVLYLLAMEVCEIKKRSAVGILIGLPWALGTMVFGGLGYLIRDWRWLNFAISLPFLFIFVFIYLFDESPRWLLVTGKEEKARRVVQRAARINQVQLPSEEYLAILLQKAQHPMQNVEERKTVKMVCTWPQIFSTPINRRVTIILATCYFITSLVFTGLNVGGSVFSANPFIYVVVGGLMEIPGYTLSAPIINRWGRKVPLIVSFFICGVSILSTVIIPTDMSWLVLTLAMLGKLTVSGAYMILVVYQVEVQPTEVRLQGKGVVLVSGSLGYCIAPYITDLLALTFPWLPSVIFGVISLMACFLLALLPETVGVPLPETVEDLDKLWRRKWMSSRNSDEV; encoded by the exons ATGACTTGCTTAACCACATTGGGACTGGGAGATGGAACGCATTATACTTTCTGGCTGCTTCGTTCA CTACTGGTATCAACAGTGTACTTCATACTGGCGGCGCGGAGCTTGAGTTTCGTGTACATGGCGCCGGCCCTCAACTATACGTGCCTGCCCCCTGACAACGCCACCAGCGTCTCAGA AGATTCGTGCACTTATGTGAGGGCAACAGAGGACGGAGCGGAGTTGCAAGAGCCTTGTACTGAGTGGCACTTTGATACGTCTGTCTTCAGCAACACCCTCACCTCAgag TTCCAGTTGGTATGCGGTCGAGCCTACCTACGCGCCACCTACCATAGCATTTTCAGCTTCCTCTCCGTGTTCTGCCTGCTGTGGGGCTACCTCGCCGACAG GTACGGAAGAAAGGTGGTGGCAGTGCTGACCCACGTGCCGTTGGGCGTCCTCTACATTGCCATGAGTTTCCTTCCCACCTTCAGTATGGTTCTGGCCTTTCGCACACTGATAGGAGCATTGACCAACACCGTCTTGTATTTACTTG CCATGGAAGTGTGCGAGATCAAGAAGCGGTCTGCGGTGGGCATCCTAATAGGCCTGCCCTGGGCGCTGGGCACCATGGTGTTTGGTGGCTTGGGTTATCTCATCCGGGACTGGCGGTGGCTCAACTTCgctatctcccttcctttcctgttcatcttcgtcttcataTA TCTGTTTGATGAGTCTCCACGGTGGTTGCTGGTgactggaaaggaggaaaaggcgcGACGGGTGGTGCAGCGGGCAGCTCGCATCAACCAGGTTCAGTTGCCGTCTGAGGAGTATCTGGCAATACTGCTGCAGAAG GCTCAGCACCCCATGCAGaatgtggaggagagaaagacggTCAAAATGGTGTGTACGTGGCCACAAATATTCAG CACTCCCATCAATAGAAGAGTCACCATCATCCTCGCTACCTGTTACTTCATAACTTCGCTGGTGTTCACGGGTCTCAACGTGGGCGGCAGCGTGTTCAGCGCCAACCCTTTCATATACGTGGTGGTGGGCGGCTTGATGGAGATACCTGGCTACACCCTCTCGGCGCCCATCATCAACCGCTGGGGGAGAAAGGTGCCCCTCATCGTCAGCTTCTTTATATGCGGTGTCTCTATTCTGTCAACCGTTATCATTCCCACAG ACATGTCGTGGCTGGTGCTGACACTAGCCATGTTGGGAAAACTGACGGTCAGCGGAGCGTACATGATCCTCGTGGTTTATCAGGTAGAGGTGCAGCCCACCGAGGTCCGTCTGCAAGGCAAGGGCGTAGTTCTAGTGTCGGGGAGTCTGGGCTACTGCATCGCACCCTACATCACTGACCTACTG gCCTTGACGTTCCCCTGGCTACCGTCAGTCATATTTGGAGTGATCTCGTTGATGGCGTGTTTCTTGCTGGCACTCCTTCCGGAGACTGTTGGGGTACCACTCCCTGAAACTGTGGAGGATCTCGACAAATTATGGAGAAGGAA GTGGATGTCGAGCCGAAACAGTGATGAAGTCTag